One Aegilops tauschii subsp. strangulata cultivar AL8/78 chromosome 7, Aet v6.0, whole genome shotgun sequence genomic window carries:
- the LOC109785280 gene encoding GDSL esterase/lipase At5g45920-like: MRPSIVLFGDSITEESFGEGGWGAHLANHYSRSGDVVLRGYSGYNTRWASLVADRAFSAIPASAAVAAVTVFFGANDASLPDRASAFQHVPLPEYRDNLRAICALLRARWPSAALILVTPPPVDERGRVRFPRNGDASGLPERTNEAAGRYARACVEVARQRGLRAIDLWSRMQEFPGWETAFLRDGLHLTPTGNRLLFEEVVFALRDANLSLEALPADLPLCSDIDPDNAVRCFEEE, from the coding sequence ATGAGGCCGTCGATCGTGCTGTTCGGCGACTCCATCACGGAGGAGTCGTTCGGGGAGGGCGGGTGGGGCGCGCACCTGGCGAACCACTACTCCCGCTCCGGCGACGTCGTCCTCCGGGGCTACAGCGGCTACAACACGCGCTGGGCGTCCCTGGTGGCCGACCGCGCGTTCTCCGCCATCCCGGCGTCGGCGGCCGTCGCCGCCGTCACCGTCTTCTTCGGCGCCAACGACGCGTCGCTCCCCGACCGCGCCAGCGCGTTCCAGCACGTGCCGCTCCCGGAGTACCGGGACAACCTGCGCGCCATCTGCGCGCTGCTCCGCGCGCGCTGGCCGTCGGCGGCGCTCATCCTCGTCACGCCGCCCCCCGTCGACGAGCGCGGCCGCGTCCGGTTCCCGCGCAACGGGGACGCGTCCGGCCTGCCCGAGCGGACCAACGAGGCGGCCGGCCGGTACGCGCGGGCGTGCGTGGAGGTGGCGCGCCAGCGCGGGCTCCGGGCCATCGACCTCTGGTCCCGGATGCAGGAGTTCCCCGGGTGGGAGACGGCGTTCCTCAGGGACGGGCTGCACCTCACTCCGACCGGCAACCGGCTTCTGTTCGAGGAGGTGGTGTTCGCGCTGAGGGACGCCAACCTCAGCCTGGAGGCGCTCCCCGCCGACCTGCCGCTCTGCAGCGACATCGACCCGGACAACGCCGTCAGGTGCTTCGAGGAGGAGTGA